Proteins from a genomic interval of Megalopta genalis isolate 19385.01 unplaced genomic scaffold, iyMegGena1_principal scaffold0020, whole genome shotgun sequence:
- the beta-Spec gene encoding spectrin beta chain isoform X4 produces the protein MTTDISVVRGGWDPTLQQEIVDEYEYDGGNSSSRLFERSRIKALAGERELVQKKTFQKWVNSHLVRCSCRIGDLYVDLRDGKMLIKLLEILSGERLPRPTKGKMRIHCLENVDKALQFLREQRVHLENMGSHDIVDGNPRLSLGLIWTIILRFQIQDITIEETDNQETKSAKDALLLWCQMKTAGYHNVNVRNFSTSWRDGLAFNAIIHKHRPDLIQFDKLSKANAIYNLNNAFNVAEDKLGLTKLLDAEDIFVDHPDEKSIITYVVTYYHYFSKMKQETVQGKRIGKVVGIAMENDRMIHEYESLTSDLLRWIEGTIEALGDRRFANSLVGVQSQLSQFSNYRTVEKPPKFVEKGNLEVLLFTLQSKMRANNQKPYTPREGKMISDINKAWERLEKAEHERELALREELIRQEKLEQLAARFNRKASMRETWLSENQRLVSQDNFGFDLAAVEAAAKKHEAIETDIFAYEERVQAVMAVSQELEAENYHDIERINARKDNVLRLWTYLLELLRARRMRLELSLQLQQNFQEMLYILDSMEEIKMRLLTDDYGKHLMGVEDLLQKHSLVEADINVLGERVKAVVQQSQRFLEHGEGYRPCDPTIIVERVQQLEDAYAELVRLAVERRARLEESRKLWQFYWDMADEENWIKEKEQIVSTGDIGHDLTTINLLLSKHKALENEIQSHEPQLMSVAAVGDELVRQQHFGSDRITERLQEILGMWNHLLDLAAFRRKRLEEAVDYHQLFADADDIDIWMLDTLRLVSSEDVGRDEANVQSLLKKHKDVTDELKNYATTIDQLHQQASGLGEQDAKSPEVLERLASIDSRYKELMELAKLRKQRLLDALSLYKLFSESDGVEQWIGEKNRMLETMVPAKDIEDVEIMKHRYNGFEKEMYANASRVAVVNQLARQLLHVEHPNSEQIVARQNELNQKWAELREKADHKRDELNSAHGVQTFHIECRETVSWIEDKKRILQQTDSLEMDLTGVMTLQRRLSGMERDLAAIQAKLDALELEAQNIQQQNLEDPEVIRDRIAQIHTIWEQLTHMLKERDAKLEEAGDLHRFLRDLDHFQAWLTKTQTDVASEDTPTTLADAEKLLTQHQNIKEEIDNYTGDYQKMMEYGERLTTEAGDGDTQYMFLRERLNALKMGWEELHQMWVNRQILLSNSLNLQVFDRDARQAEVLLSQQEHILAKDETPVNFEQAEQMIKRHEAFMTTMDANDEKVNSVVQFAARLVNQGHFAADKVKKKAENINERRQINREKANQYMEKLKDQLQLQMFLQDCEELGEWVQEKHITAQDETYRSAKTVHSKWTRHQAFEAEIASNKDRLQQLQQAAEELIQQKPDLAEIIKPKVAELADQFEELETTTHDKGERLFDANREVLIHQTCDDIDSWMNELEKQIESTDTGSDLASVNILMQKQQMIETQMAVKAKQVTELDKQAEHLQRTVPDDKMEEIKCKKEKVAQRFAQLKAPLIDRQRQLEKKKEAFQFRRDVEDEKLWIAEKMPQATSSEYGNSLFNVHMLKKKNQSLRTEIDNHEPRINLVCNNGQKLIDEGHEDSPEFQKLIPELTEKWKELKDAVEDRNKHLLQNEKAQQYFFDATEAESWMSEQELYMMVDDRGKDEISAQNLMKKHESLEHAVEDYADTIRQLGETARQLINDQHPLADQIAVKQSQVDKLYAGLKDLAGERRAKLDEALQLFMLNREVDDLEQWIAERELVAGSHELGQDYDHVTLLWERFKEFARDTEATGSDRVVAVNGIADSLIAAGHSDAATIAEWKDGLNEVWQDLLELIETRTQMLQASRELHKFFHDCKDVLGRILEKQNAMSDELGRDAGSVSALQRKHANFMQDLSTLQSQVSQIQEESAKLQASYAGDKAREITNREGEVVASWNNLQSLCEERRAKLEDTGDLFRFFNMVRTLMIWMDDVVRQMNTSEKPRDVAGVELLMNNHQSLKAEIDAREDNLLACINLGKDLLARNHYASTQIKDKLAALTDHRNALLHRWEERWENLQLILEVYQFARDAAVAEAWLIAQEPYLMSQELGHTIDEVENLIKKHEAFEKSAAAQEERFSALHRLTTFELKELKRREQEREEEERRKKEEAAAAEAARLAKATPVTSPDEPPSERAEAEGVTSGERTVGEDESHVAHRKASTRTPLPQDKPKEVHAQKPARLSIRGGPSSPTTPSPTKSPQGVSIPTKQRSPTDDEFEGVLQRKHEWESTTKKASNRSWHKVYMVVRGQSLFAYTDQKSYKSAPDQSYKGEAPLDLRGATITVANDYTKRKHVFRVKSQSGSDFLFQAKDDTEMNEWVTALNQSAQGASGASTSRAHTLPAPTQAETKRRSFFTLKKN, from the exons ATGACGACCGACATCTCGGTAGTGCGCGGAGGTTGGGACCCCACGCTACAACAAGAGATTGTCGATGAGTACGAATACGACGGAGGAAACTCGAGCTCGAGACTCTTCGAACGTTCACGAATCAAGGCTTTAGCTG GTGAACGTGAACTAGTACAAAAGAAGACCTTCCAAAAATGGGTGAACTCACATTTGGTTCGATGCTCATGCCGAATTGGAGATCTGTACGTCGACCTCCGTGATGGAAAGATGCTGATCAAACTGCTGGAAATCCTATCCGGAGAACGTTTACCACGACCAACGAAAGGAAAAATGCGAATCCATTGTTTGGAGAACGTCGACAAAGCGTTGCAGTTCCTACGGGAGCAGAGGGTGCACCTGGAGAACATGGGTTCCCACGACATAGTCGACGGGAATCCACGATTGAGCTTGGGTCTGATCTGGACCATCATTCTTCGCTTCCAAATCCAGGACATCACCATCGAAGAGACCGACAATCAAGAGACAAAGTCAGCCAAGGACGCGTTGTTGCTCTGGTGTCAGATGAAGACCGCTGGCTATCATAACGTGAACGTGAGAAATTTCAGCACTTCCTGGCGCGACGGCCTGGCTTTCAACGCCATCATCCACAAGCACAGACCGGATCTGATCCAGTTCGACAAGCTTTCCAAGGCGAATGCTATCTACAACCTTAACAACGCGTTCAACGTTGCCGAAGACAAATTGGGGCTGACTAAACTCCTCGACGCCGAGGACATATTCGTCGATCATCCGGACGAGAAGTCCATCATCACCTACGTGGTCACTTACTATCACTATTTCTCTAAGATGAAGCAAGAAACTGTCCAGGGCAAGAGGATAGGCAAGGTCGTCGGCATTGCTATGGAGAACGATCGCATGATACACGAATACGAAAGCCTGACGAGCGATTTGCTGCGTTGGATAGAGGGCACCATAGAGGCCCTCGGCGACCGTAGATTCGCCAACTCGTTAGTGGGCGTTCAGTCCCAGCTTTCCCAGTTTTCCAACTATCGGACCGTAGAAAAACCGCCTAAGTTTGTGGAGAAGGGTAACTTGGAAGTGCTTCTGTTCACGTTGCAGTCCAAAATGAGGGCCAATAATCAAAAGCCGTACACACCTAGAGAGGGAAAGATGATATCGGACATCAACAAGGCTTGGGAAAGATTGGAGAAAGCCGAGCACGAAAGGGAATTGGCTCTGCGCGAGGAACTAATCCGTCAGGAGAAGTTGGAACAGCTGGCGGCGAGGTTCAATCGCAAGGCCAGCATGAGAGAAACCTGGTTGTCCGAGAACCAGCGTTTGGTCTCCCAGGATAATTTCGGTTTCGATTTAGCCGCGGTGGAAGCCGCGGCCAAGAAACACGAGGCCATTGAAACAGACATATTCGCCTATGAGGAAAGAGTCCAGGCGGTAATGGCGGTGTCCCAAGAATTGGAGGCTGAAAACTACCACGACATCGAGCGAATCAACGCTCGCAAAGACAATGTCCTCAGACTATGGACTTATCTCCTGGAATTGTTGCGCGCCAGAAGAATGAGGCTGGAGCTGTCTCTGCAACTGCAGCAGAACTTCCAGGAGATGTTGTACATCTTGGACAGCATGGAGGAGATCAAGATGCGTCTCTTAACCGACGACTACGGGAAGCACTTGATGGGCGTGGAGGATCTTTTGCAGAAGCATTCTTTGGTCGAGGCCGATATCAATGTTTTGGGAGAAAGAGTGAAGGCTGTCGTCCAACAGAGCCAGAGATTCCTGGAACACGGAGAGGGCTACAGACCCTGCGATCCTACCATCATCGTCGAACGCGTGCAGCAGCTCGAGGATGCTTATGCCGAATTGGTTCGACTGGCGGTGGAACGTAGAGCCAGGCTCGAGGAATCTCGCAAACTCTGGCAGTTCTATTGGGATATGGCAGACGAGGAGAACTGGATCAAGGAGAAGGAGCAGATAGTGTCGACCGGGGACATCGGTCACGATTTGACCACTATCAACTTACTGCTGTCGAAACATAAAGCTCTAGAGAACGAAATTCAATCCCACGAACCTCAGCTAATGTCTGTAGCAGCGGTCGGCGACGAACTGGTCCGTCAACAACATTTCGGTTCCGATCGTATCACGGAAAGACTGCAGGAGATTTTGGGAATGTGGAATCATCTTCTCGACCTGGCTGCCTTCAGAAGGAAGCGTTTGGAAGAGGCTGTTGACTATCACCAGCTGTTCGCCGATGCCGACGACATAGATATTTGGATGTTGGATACTCTGAGACTGGTGTCGTCGGAGGATGTTGGCAGAGACGAGGCCAACGTTCAATCGCTGTTGAAGAAACACAAGGATGTTACCGACGAGCTGAAGAATTATGCCACCACGATCGACCAGCTTCACCAGCAAGCCTCTGGTCTCGGAGAGCAAGATGCCAAGTCGCCGGAAGTATTGGAGAGACTGGCTTCCATCGATTCCAGGTACAAGGAGCTGATGGAACTGGCCAAGCTACGCAAACAGAGACTACTGGACGCTTTGTCTTTGTACAAGTTATTCAGCGAGTCCGACGGAGTTGAGCAGTGGATAGGCGAGAAGAACAGGATGTTGGAAACCATGGTGCCAGCCAAGGACATCGAAGACGTCGAAATCATGAAGCACAGGTACAATGGCTTCGAGAAGGAGATGTATGCTAACGCGTCCCGGGTCGCCGTAGTAAATCAATTAGCCAGACAGCTGTTGCACGTGGAGCATCCGAACTCCGAGCAAATAGTCGCTAGACAGAACGAGCTGAACCAGAAGTGGGCCGAATTGAGAGAGAAAGCGGATCACAAACGGGACGAGTTGAACTCTGCTCACGGTGTGCAAACCTTCCATATCGAGTGTAGGGAGACAGTATCCTGGATAGAAGATAAGAAACGAATTCTCCAACAGACAGATAGTCTTGAGATGGATCTGACCGGTGTCATGACGCTTCAACGTCGTCTGAGCGGCATGGAACGCGATTTGGCAGCTATTCAGGCTAAGTTGGATGCCTTAGAATTAGAAGCCCAAAATATTCAACAGCAGAATCTGGAAGATCCGGAGGTCATTCGCGACAGAATCGCCCAGATACACACCATCTGGGAACAGCTGACGCACATGCTGAAGGAACGCGACGCGAAACTGGAAGAAGCCGGTGATCTGCATAGATTCTTGAGAGATCTTGATCACTTCCAGGCCTGGTTAACCAAGACCCAGACAGACGTAGCCAGCGAGGACACTCCAACTACTTTGGCCGACGCCGAGAAGCTCCTAACTCAGCATCAAAACATCAAGGAAGAGATTGACAATTACACGGGCGATTATCAGAAGATGATGGAGTACGGAGAGAGATTGACCACCGAGGCTGGCGACGGCGACACTCAGTACATGTTCCTCAGAGAACGTCTGAATGCGTTGAAGATGGGCTGGGAAGAGCTGCACCAGATGTGGGTGAACAGACAGATCTTGTTATCGAACTCGCTGAACTTGCAGGTATTCGATCGCGACGCCCGCCAAGCGGAGGTGTTGCTATCCCAGCAGGAGCACATTCTTGCGAAGGATGAGACTCCGGTGAACTTCGAGCAGGCCGAACAGATGATTAAACGGCACGAGGCGTTTATGACCACGATGGATGCGAATGACGAGAAGGTCAACTCGGTGGTGCAGTTCGCGGCCAGATTGGTCAATCAGGGCCATTTCGCTGCAGACAAGGTGAAGAAGAAGGCGGAGAACATCAATGAGCGCAGACAGATCAATCGCGAGAAGGCGAACCAATATATGGAGAAGCTGAAGGATCAGTTGCAGTTGCAGATGTTCCTGCAGGATTGCGAGGAGCTTGGCGAATGGGTGCAGGAGAAGCATATCACTGCACAAGACGAGACCTATAGGAGCGCTAAGACGGTACACAGCAAGTGGACTAGGCATCAGGCCTTCGAAGCGGAGATAGCTAGCAACAAAGACCGCCTGCAGCAACTACAGCAAGCTGCCGAAGAATTGATTCAACAGAAGCCTGATCTTGCCGAGATCATCAAACCTAAAGTGGCCGAATTAGCTGATCAGTTCGAAGAACTTGAAACGACCACTCATGACAAAGGCGAACGCCTGTTCGATGCTAACAGAGAAGTCCTTATACATCAGACTTGCGACGATATCGATTCCTGGATGAACGAACTGGAGAAACAGATCGAGAGCACTGACACAGGATCGGACCTTGCGTCGGTGAACATTCTCATGCAGAAGCAACAGATGATCGAGACGCAGATGGCTGTAAAGGCCAAACAGGTCACCGAACTGGATAAACAGGCTGAACACTTGCAGCGCACTGTTCCAGACGATAAGATGGAGGAGATCAAGTGCAAGAAGGAGAAGGTAGCCCAGAGATTCGCTCAGCTGAAGGCGCCTCTGATAGATcgtcagcgtcaattagagaagaagaaggaggcgTTCCAGTTCAGACGTGACGTGGAAGATGAGAAACTCTGGATCGCTGAGAAGATGCCGCAGGCTACCAGCAGTGAGTATGGAAACTCCTTGTTCAATGTACACATGTTGAAGAAGAAGAACCAATCGCTACGTACTGAAATCGACAACCACGAGCCCAGGATCAACTTAGTCTGCAATAACGGACAAAAACTGATTGACGAAGGACATGAAGACAGTCCTGAGTTCCAAAAACTGATACCTGAATTGACTGAGAAATGGAAGGAGCTGAAGGACGCTGTGGAAGATAGAAACAAACATTTACTTCAAAACGAAAAGGCTCAGCAGTACTTCTTCGACGCGACCGAGGCCGAGTCCTGGATGAGCGAGCAAGAATTATACATGATGGTCGATGATCGGGGCAAGGATGAGATTTCTGCCCAGAATTTGATGAAGAAGCACGAGTCCTTggagcatgctgttgaagattaTGCAGATACTATTCGCCAGCTTGGAGAGACCGCCAGGCAGCTGATCAACGATCAACATCCACTGGCTGATCAGATCGCAGTGAAACAATCACAG GTCGACAAACTATACGCCGGACTGAAGGATCTAGCCGGCGAACGACGAGCCAAGCTGGATGAAGCACTTCAGCTGTTTATGTTGAACAGAGAAGTAGATGATCTGGAGCAGTGGATCGCGGAGAGAGAATTGGTTGCGGGAAGTCACGAATTGGGCCAGGATTACGATCATGTGACCCTTCTTTGGGAACGATTCAAGGAATTCGCTAGAGACACCGAAGCGACAGGATCCGACCGCGTGGTAGCAGTGAATGGAATTGCCGATTCGTTGATCGCCGCTGGACACTCCGATGCAGCCACTATCGCCGAATGGAAGGATGGCTTGAACGAAGTCTGGCAAGACTTGCTGGAGTTGATCGAGACACGTACGCAGATGTTGCAAGCTAGTAGAGAGCTGCACAAGTTCTTCCATGATTGCAAGGATGTCCTTGGAAGGATCCTAGAGAAACAAAACGCGATGTCCGACGAACTTGGTCGCGACGCTGGTTCTGTGTCCGCTCTCCAACGAAAACACGCAAATTTCATGCAAGATTTGTCCACTCTACAGAGCCAAGTGTCTCAAATCCAAGAAGAATCCGCCAAGCTACAAGCAAGCTATGCTGGCGACAAAGCTAGAGAGATAACGAATCGCGAAGGAGAGGTAGTAGCCTCTTGGAATAACCTACAGTCTTTGTGCGAGGAAAGAAGAGCAAAATTAGAAGACACCGGCGATCTCTTCCGCTTCTTTAACATGGTCAGAACTCTGATGATATGGATGGATGACGTTGTACGTCAGATGAACACCTCTGAAAAGCCTCGAGATGTTGCCGGAGTCGAGTTACTAATGAACAATCATCAGAGTCTGAAGGCTGAAATCGATGCTAGAGAAGACAATTTGCTGGCGTGTATTAATCTTGGAAAGGATTTGTTAGCTAGGAACCATTATGCTAGTACTCAGATTAAAGACAAGTTGGCTGCCCTCACTGATCATAGGAATGCATTATTGCATAGATGGGAGGAACGTTGGGAGAACTTGCAACTCA TTTTGGAAGTCTATCAATTTGCTAGAGATGCAGCGGTTGCAGAGGCATGGTTGATCGCCCAGGAACCGTATCTGATGAGCCAGGAACTTGGA CATACCATCGACGAGGTTGAGAATTTGATTAAGAAACACGAGGCCTTCGAAAAATCGGCAGCTGCACAGGAAGAAAGGTTTAGTGCCTTGCATCGACTTACTACG TTTGAGTTGAAAGAATTGAAGAGGAGGGAGCAAGAACgagaagaggaagagagacgCAAGAAGGAGGAAGCTGCGGCAGCTGAAGCAGCTCGGTTAGCTAAAGCAACCCCAGTTACTAGTCCAGATGAACCGCCCAGTGAAAG AGCCGAAGCAGAAGGTGTAACCAGTGGAGAACGTACAGTTGGTGAGGACGAATCGCATG TGGCACACCGCAAGGCTTCTACACGTACGCCCCTGCCTCAAGACAAGCCCAAGGAAG TGCATGCTCAGAAACCTGCACGTCTATCCATACGAGGAGGACCATCATCGCCTACCACCCCCTCGCCTACGAAATCTCCGCAAGGTGTATCGATTCCTACAA AACAACGAAGTCCCACCGACGACGAATTCGAGGGTGTATTGCAACGAAAGCACGAATGGGAGAGTACAACGAAGAAGGCATCTAATCGGTCCTGGCACAAGGTGTACATGGTCGTTCGCGGGCAAAGTCTGTTCGCATACACGGACCAGAAATCGTACAAGTCTGCGCCTGATCAATCTTATAAAGGAGAAGCTCCTCTAGATCTCAGGGGCGCTACCATAACCGTGGCGAATGATTATACCAAGAGGAAACATGTCTTCCGAGTAAA GTCGCAAAGCGGATCAGACTTCTTGTTCCAGGCCAAAGATGACACCGAGATGAATGAATGGGTCACGGCACTGAACCAATCAGCGCAGGGTGCATCAGGCGCAAGCACATCCAGGGCACACACCTTGCCCGCGCCAACGCAAGCCGAGACCAAGAGACGTAGTTTCTTCACTCTCAAGAAAAA